A DNA window from Setaria viridis chromosome 2, Setaria_viridis_v4.0, whole genome shotgun sequence contains the following coding sequences:
- the LOC117842532 gene encoding putative lipid-transfer protein DIR1 has product MTTSRALLVAAALLLVAAAPAAEAVCGMSNEQFMSCQPAAAKTTDPPAPPTQACCDALGGADLGCLCGYKNSPWMGVYNIDPSRAMALPAKCGLATPPNCS; this is encoded by the coding sequence ATGACCACCAGCAGAGCCCTcctggtcgccgccgcccttctcctcgtcgctgctgcgcccgcggcggaggcggtgtgCGGCATGAGCAACGAGCAGTTCATGTCGtgccagccggcggcggcgaagacgacGGACCCGCCGGCTCCGCCGACGCAGGCGTGCTGCGACGCGCTGGGCGGCGCGGACCTGGGGTGCCTGTGCGGGTACAAGAACTCGCCGTGGATGGGCGTGTACAACATCGACCCGAGCCGCGCCATGGCGCTGCCGGCCAAGTGCGGCCTCGCC